From one Verrucomicrobiia bacterium genomic stretch:
- a CDS encoding cytochrome c3 family protein, translated as MGRKWQVTLAVLAILGYGGWVIAELNTNVGYAPEQPLPFSHKIHAGDNKIPCLYCHAPAEKSRHATVPPMNTCMGCHKSVAVTKENVVKLAAAYKADTAISWVRVHSLPDFTYFSHRWHLAKGIACQTCHGPVETMDKIVQVQKLNMGWCVDCHRQNKASTECITCHN; from the coding sequence ATGGGTCGGAAATGGCAGGTGACCCTCGCGGTTCTGGCAATTTTGGGGTACGGCGGGTGGGTGATTGCCGAGTTGAACACCAACGTCGGCTATGCCCCCGAACAGCCGCTTCCCTTTTCGCACAAAATTCACGCCGGGGACAACAAAATTCCCTGCTTGTACTGCCACGCGCCGGCGGAGAAAAGCCGGCATGCCACCGTGCCGCCGATGAACACCTGCATGGGCTGCCACAAATCGGTCGCCGTCACCAAGGAAAACGTGGTCAAGCTGGCCGCCGCCTACAAAGCGGATACGGCCATCTCCTGGGTGCGGGTGCATTCGCTCCCGGACTTCACCTACTTTTCTCACCGGTGGCATCTGGCAAAGGGAATCGCCTGCCAGACCTGCCACGGGCCGGTTGAAACGATGGATAAAATCGTTCAAGTTCAGAAATTGAACATGGGTTGGTGCGTGGACTGTCACCGGCAGAACAAGGCCTCCACGGAATGTATCACCTGTCACAATTAA
- a CDS encoding TAT-variant-translocated molybdopterin oxidoreductase, translating into MSENGHKKLRYWVSLEDFSSDPAVEKARQEEFFSKPETVMDELDKNGSAFSRRDMLKLAGVAAVFAAAGCARKPVEKLIPYVNQPEEIIPGVPVWYASTCGECAAGCGVLVKTREGRPIKMEGNPDHPLNAGKLCATGQASVLNLYDPDRLRGPVKLSRPGGMKQEVSWGQADSDISQSLKTAGGKVRLLTGTIHGPARRRLIADFLNAFPGTRHITYDAISEEEIRVSQGICYGESILPRYRFDKAEVLVLLAGDPLAGSHSPVEFARGFAAGRKIKDGSMSKVISFEPILSLTGSSADVHYQVKPEDLVKVALGLANELVVIQGKSAFAGNGTVVSALRPYSAATVEKEVGLPEGSIKATVSELWKARGKSLVYAAGMVSKDRSAVELQIAVNFLNSALENEGVTVDGALSSSNQSQSSFGDVLDLIANMKAGKIEVLVMAGVNPVYSLPPSAGFAEALRSVKKVVYLGDRVDETGELCDYVLPTTHPLESWGDAEPQKGVFGLMQPAIGKIFDSRSFEDSLLSFARGAKAGSLGVSNETFAGYLKSVWQKEIYARYNLAGTFDDFWKNGLRRGVFSARNEDATATPRRFKIESLAQIGRPAKVDTRHRLVLWANGLQYDGRHQNNAWLLETPDPVSKITWDNFVSVAPKTADELGLKESDVVKLSASGVEAEIPVHIQPGLHPAVLAVAVGWGRKRAGRYGDGVGVNGFGWGKIQKNRLLTAALPVEISKTGKSHPLACVQLHHLIEHRPIVQEASLEEYRKDPKAGHFEHPLFERQPSMWKPHEYKAEKWGMAIDLNACIGCNACVVACQSENNIPAVGKDQVLRGREMHWMRIDRYYSGEPENPEVVHQPMLCQHCDNAPCETVCPTLATTHSADGLNQQIYNRCVGTRYCSNNCPYKVRRFNFFQYTHFYDEPGQSPLELVLNPDVTVRTRGIMEKCTFCVQRIREGRERAKELGKKLSDGDIVTACQQTCPGEAIVFGDLNDPESRAHKLSVREERGYKVIDMLNTQPAITYLTKIRNREGDKEA; encoded by the coding sequence ATGAGCGAAAACGGCCACAAAAAATTGCGGTACTGGGTGAGCTTGGAGGATTTCTCCAGCGATCCGGCAGTCGAAAAGGCCCGGCAGGAGGAGTTTTTCTCCAAACCGGAAACCGTGATGGATGAACTGGATAAAAACGGTTCGGCTTTTTCCCGCCGGGACATGCTCAAGCTGGCCGGAGTCGCCGCGGTGTTCGCCGCCGCCGGCTGCGCCCGCAAACCGGTTGAAAAATTAATCCCCTACGTCAACCAGCCGGAAGAAATCATCCCCGGCGTGCCCGTTTGGTATGCCTCCACTTGCGGGGAATGCGCGGCGGGGTGCGGCGTTCTGGTTAAAACGCGCGAAGGGCGACCGATTAAAATGGAGGGGAACCCGGATCATCCATTAAATGCCGGGAAACTGTGTGCAACGGGCCAGGCCTCGGTCTTAAACCTCTACGACCCGGACCGTTTGCGAGGTCCGGTCAAACTTTCACGCCCGGGTGGAATGAAACAGGAGGTTTCCTGGGGACAGGCGGATTCCGACATCTCCCAGTCGCTCAAAACGGCGGGGGGCAAAGTTCGGCTGCTCACCGGCACCATTCACGGGCCCGCCCGGAGACGCTTGATTGCTGATTTTCTGAACGCCTTCCCGGGCACCCGTCACATTACGTACGACGCCATTTCAGAAGAAGAGATTCGGGTATCACAGGGTATTTGCTACGGCGAGTCGATTCTGCCGCGCTACCGTTTTGATAAAGCAGAGGTTTTGGTGCTGCTCGCCGGAGACCCGCTGGCGGGGAGCCATTCCCCGGTGGAATTCGCCCGCGGCTTTGCCGCCGGACGGAAAATCAAAGACGGCTCGATGTCGAAGGTCATCTCCTTCGAGCCGATTCTTTCGCTTACCGGAAGTTCTGCCGATGTGCACTATCAAGTCAAACCGGAGGATTTGGTCAAGGTTGCCCTGGGGTTGGCCAACGAACTGGTGGTTATTCAAGGAAAGTCGGCTTTCGCCGGAAACGGCACGGTGGTTTCCGCTCTCCGGCCGTATTCAGCCGCCACGGTTGAGAAAGAAGTTGGGCTGCCGGAGGGGAGCATCAAAGCAACCGTTTCCGAGCTCTGGAAGGCCCGCGGAAAAAGTTTGGTCTATGCCGCCGGAATGGTTTCGAAAGACCGCTCGGCGGTCGAGCTGCAGATTGCCGTCAACTTCCTGAATTCCGCGTTGGAAAACGAAGGGGTAACGGTCGACGGTGCGCTTTCGTCCAGCAACCAGTCGCAGAGTTCATTCGGCGACGTTTTGGATTTAATCGCCAATATGAAAGCGGGGAAAATCGAAGTTTTGGTAATGGCCGGCGTCAATCCGGTTTATTCGCTGCCCCCCTCGGCCGGGTTTGCCGAGGCGTTGCGGTCGGTCAAGAAAGTGGTCTATCTCGGCGACCGGGTGGACGAAACCGGAGAGCTTTGCGACTACGTTTTGCCCACGACGCACCCGCTTGAATCGTGGGGGGATGCCGAGCCGCAAAAAGGGGTTTTTGGGCTGATGCAGCCGGCCATCGGAAAAATTTTCGACTCCCGCAGTTTTGAGGATTCGCTGCTCTCGTTCGCCCGCGGGGCCAAAGCGGGAAGCTTGGGTGTTTCCAATGAGACGTTTGCCGGGTATTTAAAGTCCGTTTGGCAAAAAGAGATTTACGCCCGCTACAATTTGGCGGGGACGTTTGATGATTTCTGGAAAAACGGTTTGCGGCGCGGGGTCTTTTCGGCTCGCAACGAGGACGCTACAGCGACCCCCCGCCGCTTTAAAATTGAATCGCTGGCGCAAATCGGCCGCCCGGCCAAAGTGGATACGCGTCATCGTCTCGTTTTGTGGGCCAACGGCCTGCAGTATGACGGCCGCCATCAGAACAACGCCTGGCTTTTGGAGACGCCTGATCCGGTTTCCAAAATCACTTGGGATAATTTTGTCTCCGTCGCCCCCAAAACAGCCGACGAGCTCGGCCTGAAGGAATCGGACGTGGTCAAACTTTCCGCTTCCGGCGTCGAAGCGGAAATTCCGGTGCACATCCAGCCCGGCTTGCACCCCGCGGTTTTGGCGGTGGCGGTCGGCTGGGGAAGGAAACGGGCGGGGCGGTACGGCGACGGGGTCGGTGTGAACGGTTTCGGCTGGGGAAAAATTCAAAAAAACCGGCTTTTGACCGCCGCGCTCCCGGTCGAAATTTCCAAAACCGGCAAAAGCCATCCTTTGGCCTGCGTGCAGCTCCACCATTTAATCGAACACCGGCCGATTGTGCAGGAAGCGTCCTTGGAGGAATACCGCAAAGACCCGAAGGCGGGGCATTTCGAACATCCCCTTTTCGAGCGGCAGCCCTCGATGTGGAAGCCGCACGAGTACAAGGCGGAAAAGTGGGGGATGGCGATCGATTTGAACGCCTGCATCGGCTGCAATGCCTGTGTGGTTGCCTGCCAGTCGGAAAACAACATCCCCGCGGTCGGCAAGGATCAAGTTTTGCGCGGACGAGAGATGCATTGGATGCGCATCGACCGCTACTACTCCGGCGAGCCGGAAAACCCGGAGGTGGTGCACCAGCCGATGCTCTGCCAGCACTGCGACAACGCCCCCTGCGAAACGGTCTGCCCAACCTTGGCCACCACCCACTCGGCCGACGGCTTGAACCAGCAGATATACAACCGCTGCGTGGGAACGAGATATTGCTCGAACAACTGCCCCTACAAAGTGCGACGCTTCAACTTTTTCCAGTACACCCATTTTTACGACGAGCCGGGGCAGTCGCCGCTTGAGCTGGTGTTAAATCCGGACGTGACCGTGCGCACCCGCGGGATTATGGAAAAATGCACCTTCTGCGTGCAGCGCATCCGAGAAGGGAGGGAACGGGCCAAGGAATTGGGGAAAAAACTCTCGGACGGGGACATCGTCACTGCCTGCCAGCAGACCTGCCCCGGCGAGGCGATAGTTTTCGGCGATTTGAATGACCCGGAAAGCCGCGCGCACAAGCTATCCGTGCGGGAGGAGCGCGGCTATAAAGTGATTGACATGCTGAACACCCAGCCCGCCATCACCTATCTGACCAAAATTCGCAACCGGGAAGGGGACAAAGAAGCATGA